One genomic window of Medicago truncatula cultivar Jemalong A17 chromosome 1, MtrunA17r5.0-ANR, whole genome shotgun sequence includes the following:
- the LOC11436017 gene encoding uncharacterized protein: MEPEASRRGHKFSSYERVAAISLVVLAVASPLYIDHRSESELEDDEQPISVTLWLPMLLFVLVLVISLSAFLDKSFTRFDRNWIHRVGGSSGGIVFILILLFLVLKCKASL, from the coding sequence ATGGAACCTGAAGCTAGTAGGAGGGGTCACAAATTTTCATCTTATGAGAGAGTAGCAGCCATAAGCTTAGTAGTTCTAGCTGTGGCTTCTCCTCTATACATAGATCACAGATCAGAGAGTGAGTTGGAAGATGATGAACAACCAATTAGTGTTACTTTATGGTTACCAATGTTACTTTTTGTATTGGTTTTAGTCATATCTTTATCAGCTTTTTTGGATAAGAGCTTCACAAGGTTTGATCGTAATTGGATTCATAGAGTTGGTGGTTCTTCTGGTGGTATTGTTTTCATTCTTATTCTTCTCTTTCTTGTTTTGAAGTGTAAAGCATCTTTGTAA